The following proteins are encoded in a genomic region of Carettochelys insculpta isolate YL-2023 chromosome 34, ASM3395843v1, whole genome shotgun sequence:
- the GRK1 gene encoding rhodopsin kinase GRK1 produces MDIGGLETVVANSAYVSARGSVDGAAAATLRDRKMRARLRLPHISQCDHLRLQAATDFPSLCLRQPIGKRLFQQFLEAEETFRAAGELWRHLEEYVAAEEATRPQKAQTIVNQFFDSASKSFCSFLEEKAVSRAKEDAWHGRGDLLQEVEKQLLGHLEDQALAKFKESLFFDRFLQFKWLEGQSVTEEWFLDFRVLGKGGFGEVCACQMRATGKMYANKKLNKKRLKKRNGYEGAMVEKRILAKVHSRFIVTLAYAFQTKVDLCLVMTLMNGGDLRYHVYNVDEKNPGFPEPRAVFYTAQIICGLEHLHQNRIIYRDLKPENVLLDDGGHIRLSDLGLAVELPEGKDKTKGYAGTPGFMAPELLQNQEYDCSVDYFTLGVTLYEMIEAKGPFRSRGEKVENKEVTRRTLQDPVCYSERFSPACRAACEGLLAKDPAVRLGFRDHQCAQLRALPLFHSLNWGRLEAGLLEPPFVPDPKTVYAKDIDDVGAFSTVKGVVLDDQDKAFYDEFSSGTIPSPWQEEMVETGVFGELNVWGPQGTVPKDLDRTVAASSVNSKSGTCLLL; encoded by the exons ATGGACATCGGCGGGCTGGAGACGGTGGTGGCCAACTCAGCCTACGTCTCGGCGAGGGGCAGCGTGGacggggcggcggccgccaccCTGCGAGACAGGAAGATGCGGGCTCGCCTCCGGCTGCCCCACATCAGCCAGTGCGACCACCTCCGGCTCCAGGCGGCCACCGacttccccagcctctgcctccgGCAGCCCATCGGGAAACGGCTCTTCCAGCAGTTCCTGGAGGCCGAGGAGACCTTCCGGGCGGCCGGCGAGCTGTGGAGGCACCTGGAGGAGTACGTGGCGGCCGAGGAGGCCACCCGGCCCCAGAAAGCCCAGACGATCGTCAACCAGTTCTTCGACTCGGCCTCCAAAAGTTTCTGCTCCTTCCTGGAGGAGAAGGCGGTGTCGAGAGCCAAGGAGGACGCCTGGCACGGCCGGGGAGACCTTCTCCAGGAGGTGGAGAAGCAACTCCTGGGCCACCTGGAGGACCAAGCCTTGGCCAAGTTCAAGGAGAGTCTTTTCTTCGACCGCTTCCTGCAGTTcaagtggctggaggggcagagcgTGACGGAGGAGTGGTTCCTGGATTTCCGGGTGCTGGGCAAAGGCGGCTTCGGGGAGGTCTGCGCCTGCCAGATGCGCGCCACCGGCAAGATGTACGCCAACAAGAAGCTCAACAAGAAGCGGCTGAAGAAACGCAACGGATACGAG GGCGCCATGGTGGAGAAGCGGATTTTGGCCAAGGTGCACAGCCGGTTCATCGTCACGCTGGCCTACGCGTTCCAGACCAAAGTGGACCTGTGTCTTGTCATGACCCTCATGAACGGGGGCGACCTCAG gtACCACGTCTACAACGTGGACGAGAAGAACCCAGGGTTCCCGGAGCCAAGGGCTGTTTTCTACACCGCGCAGATCATCTGCGGCCTGGAGCACCTGCACCAAAACCGCATCATCTACCGGGACCTGAAACCCGAAAACGTGCTCCTGGacgatgggg gccacATCCGCCTCTCGGATCTGGGGTTGGCGGTGGAGCTGCCGGAAGGAAAGGACAAGACGAAGGGGTACGCAGGGACGCCAG ggttCATGGCACCGGAGCTGCTGCAAAACCAGGAGTACGACTGCAGCGTGGATTACTTCACTTTGGGGGTGACCCTCTACGAGATGATCGAGGCCAAGGGCCCCTTCCGCAGCCGCGGGGAGAAG GTGGAGAACAAGGAGGTGACCCGGCGCACGCTGCAGGACCCGGTGTGCTACTCAGAGCGCTTCAGCCCGGCCTGCCGGGCCGCCTGCGAGGGGCTGCTGGCCAAGGACCCGGCCGTCCGCCTGGGCTTCCGCGACCACCAATGCGCCCAGCTCCGcgccctgcccctcttccacaGCCTCAACTggggccggctggaggcag GCCTTCTGGAGCCTCCCTTCGTGCCCGACCCCAAGACGGTCTACGCCAAGGACATCGATGACGTGGGGGCCTTCTCCACGGTGAAGGGGGTGGTGCTGGATGACCAGGACAAGGCCTTCTACGACGAGTTCTCCTCCGGCAccatccccagcccctggcaggaggaGATGGTGGAGACGGGCGTCTTCGGGGAGCTCAACGTTTGGGGGCCCCAGGGCACGGTCCCCAAGGACCTCGACCGCACAGTGGCCGCCAGCAGCGTCAACAGCAAATCAGGGACGTGCCTCCTGCTGTga
- the TP53 gene encoding cellular tumor antigen p53 produces MDPLLDPGLEMPLAQESFSDWWNSISLPLDKEDGGALERQELFDMNLGLPGSEDPSLPLPPAGPGTPSWELPGPAPDPPPTSSTVPSTEDYAGDHGFQLAFQQSGTAKSVTCTYSPDLNKLFCQLGKTCPVHLRVSSQPPPGAIVRATAVYKKSEHVAEVVRRCPHHERCAESSDGLAPARHLIRIEGNQHAQYYDDETTKRQSVTVPYETPQVGSECTTVLYNFMCNSSCMGGMNRRPILAIITLEGKKGQLLGRRCFEVRVCACPGRDRRTEEENYHKKGASKALSGGGALKDTKPKRVLQPTTEADENPKKRVVSAEKEVFFLEIHGRENYEMLKKINSALEVAAAKSQGAPQAPRNPRALLKTRKERGDGPLPQSGKKLLVKGEDSE; encoded by the exons ATGGATCCGTTATTGGACCCGGGGCTGGAGATGCCCCTAGCTCAGGAGAGCTTTTCCGACTGGTGGAACTCGAT TAGCCTGCCCCTGGACAAGGAGGATGGTGGGGCGCTGGAGAGGCAGGAGCTGTTT GACATGAACCTGGGGCTGCCCGGCTCGGAGGACCCCTCGCTGCCGCTCCCGCCGGCCGGGCCCGGCACCCCGAGCTGGGagctgcccggcccggcccccgacccgccccccacctcctccaccgtCCCCTCCACCGAGGACTACGCCGGGGACCACGGCTTTCAGCTGGCCTTTCAGCAATCAGGCACCGCCAAGTCCGTCACCTGCACT TACTCCCCGGACCTGAACAAGCTAttctgccagctggggaagaCCTGCCCGGTGCACCTGAGGGTGTCCAGCCAGCCGCCCCCCGGCGCGATCGTGCGGGCAACGGCCGTCTACAAAAAGTCGGAGCATGTGGCCGAGGTGGTGAGGCGGTGCCCTCACCATGAGCGCTGTGCGGAGTCCAGCGacg ggctggccCCGGCCCGGCACCTCATCCGCATTGAGGGGAACCAGCACGCCCAATATTACGATGATGAGACCACCAAGCGCCAGAGCGTTACTGTGCCCTACGAGACGCCCCAG GTGGGCTCAGAGTGCACCACGGTTCTGTACAACTTCATGTGTAACAGCTCCTGCATGGGGGGTATGAACCGACGCCCCATCCTCGCCATCATCACGCTGGAGGGAAAGAA gggacagctgctggggcgCCGTTGCTTCGAAGTTCGAGTCTGTGCCTGCCCTGGCCGGGACCGGCGGACGGAAGAGGAGAACTACCACAAGAAAGGAGCGAGCAAGGCCCTGAGCGGCGGCGGAGCCTTGAAAGACACCAAACCCAAGAGAG TTCTCCAGCCCACCACAGAGGCAGATGAGAACCCCAAGAAGCGAGTGGTGTCAGCTGAGAAAGAAGTTTTCTTCCTGGAG atcCACGGACGCGAGAATTACGAGATGCTGAAGAAAATCAACAGTGCCCTAGAGGTGGCGGCCGCCAAGTCGCAGGGGGCACCGCAGGCCCCCCGGAACCCGAGGGC gtTGCTGAAGACCCGGAAGGAGCGGGGCGACGGGCCCCTGCCTCAGAGCGGGAAGAAGCTGCTGGTCAAGGGGGAAGATTCAGAATAA
- the ATP1B2 gene encoding sodium/potassium-transporting ATPase subunit beta-2: MAEEKEKKPCGQVMAEWKEFIWNPRTHQFMGRTGTSWGLILLFYLVFYGFLTALFTLTMWVMLQTVDPYVPKYQDRLSVPGMMIRPKTEALDVTFNVSNRDTWVLYVTMLNDFLEPYNDSIQAATNVACQPGRYNEQPDNGVLNYPKRACQFNRTLLGACNGINDSSQYGYANGSPCVLIKMNRIINFLAGANQTMNVTCAATDEKDAQKLGEMDMYPPGGHIDLMYFPYYGKKVHVNYTQPIVAVKFRNPEANMDHNVECRINAANIETTNARDKFAGRVAFKIRVNRD; this comes from the exons ATGGCggaggagaaggaaaagaagCCCTGCGGGCAGGTGATGGCGGAGTGGAAGGAGTTTATCTGGAACCCCCGAACCCACCAATTCATGGGGCGCACCGGCACCAGCTGGG GGCTGATTTTGTTGTTCTACCTGGTGTTCTACGGCTTTCTCACGGCACTTTTCACGCTCACCATGTGGGTTATGCTGCAGACCGTCGACCCCTATGTCCCCAAATACCAGGACCGCCTCTCTGTGCCCG gaATGATGATCCGCCCAAAGACGGAGGCCCTGGACGTGACGTTCAACGTGAGCAACAGAGACACCTGGGTCCTTTACGTCACGATGCTCAACGACTTCTTGGAGC cctACAATGACTCCATCCAGGCGGCCACCAACGTTGCCTGCCAGCCGGGCCGTTACAATGAGCAGCCGGATAACGGGGTGCTTAATTACCCCAAACGAGCCTGCCAGTTCAACCGCACCCTGCTGGGGGCCTGCAACGGCATCAACGACTCCTCCCAGTACGGCTATGCCAACGGAAGCCCCTGTGTACTCATCAAGATGAACCGG ATCATCAACTTCCTTGCAGGAGCTAATCAGACCATGAATGTCACCTGTGCTGCCACG GATGAGAAGGATGCCCAGAAACTGGGGGAGATGgatatgtacccccctggtggcCATATTGACCTGATGTACTTCCCTTACTACGGCAAGAAAGTTCAT gtgaACTACACCCAGCCCATCGTAGCGGTGAAGTTTCGGAACCCGGAGGCCAACATGGACCACAACGTCGAGTGCAGGATCAACGCCGCCAATATCGAGACCACCAACGCGCGGGACAAGTTTGCCGGGCGGGTGGCCTTCAAAATCCGGGTCAACAGGGACTGA